The genomic interval ACCGTCCGCCCCTTCGCGGACGACCGGATCGCGCCCATCGCCGACGAGATCGACCGCACCAACACCTTCCCGCGCCATCTGTGGCCCGAGATGGGCGCCCTCGGCCTGCACGGCATCACGGTGGAGGAGGAGTTCGGCGGCCTCGGCCTCGGCTATCTCGAGCACGTCATCGCGATGGAGGAGGTCAGCCGCGGCTCCGCCTCGGTCGGCCTGTCCTATGGCGCGCACTCCAATCTCTGCGTCAACCAGATCCGCCGCAACGGCACGCGCGAACAGAAGCGCCGCTACCTGCCCAAGCTCATTTCCGGCGAGCATGTCGGCGCCCTCGCCATGAGCGAGCCGGGCGCCGGTTCCGACGTGGTGTCTATGAAGCTGCGCGCCGACAGGAAGGGCGATCGCTTCGTCCTCAACGGCACCAAGATGTGGATCACCAACGGCCCGCACGCCGATACGCTGGTCGTCTACGCCAAGTCCGATCCCGCCGCCGGTCCGCGCGGCATCACCGCCTTCCTGGTCGAGAAGACCTTCGAGGGCTTCAAGGCGGCGCAGAAGCTCGACAAGCTCGGCATGCGCGGCAGCGACACCGCCGAACTCGTCTTCGAGGATTGCGAGGTGCCGGAAGAGAACATCCTGGGCGGCCTCGGCAAGGGCGTGAACGTCCTGATGAGCGGGCTGGACTACGAGCGCGCCGTGCTCGCCGCCGGCTCGCTCGGCATCATGCAGGCCTGCATGGACGCGGTGGTGCCTTACGTCCACGACCGCAAGCAGTTCGGCGAGTCGATCGGCGCGTTCCAGATCATGCAGGCCAAGCTGGCCGACATGTATGTCGCGCTCAGCGCCACCCGCTCCTATGTCTACGCCGTGGCGCGGGCCTGCGACCGCGGCCAGACCACGCGCAAGGACGCCGCCGGCGCGATCCTCTACGCGGCGGAGAAGGGTACCTGGATGGCCTTGCAGGCGATCCAGTGCCTGGGCGGCAACGGTTACATCAACGACTATCCGACGGG from Rhizomicrobium sp. carries:
- a CDS encoding isovaleryl-CoA dehydrogenase; its protein translation is MANDYRSLDHDLGDTANMIRDTVRPFADDRIAPIADEIDRTNTFPRHLWPEMGALGLHGITVEEEFGGLGLGYLEHVIAMEEVSRGSASVGLSYGAHSNLCVNQIRRNGTREQKRRYLPKLISGEHVGALAMSEPGAGSDVVSMKLRADRKGDRFVLNGTKMWITNGPHADTLVVYAKSDPAAGPRGITAFLVEKTFEGFKAAQKLDKLGMRGSDTAELVFEDCEVPEENILGGLGKGVNVLMSGLDYERAVLAAGSLGIMQACMDAVVPYVHDRKQFGESIGAFQIMQAKLADMYVALSATRSYVYAVARACDRGQTTRKDAAGAILYAAEKGTWMALQAIQCLGGNGYINDYPTGRLLRDAKLYEIGAGTSEIRRWLIGRELFEESGN